Proteins encoded in a region of the Marmota flaviventris isolate mMarFla1 chromosome 3, mMarFla1.hap1, whole genome shotgun sequence genome:
- the Hnrnpa1 gene encoding heterogeneous nuclear ribonucleoprotein A1 isoform X1 yields MSKSESPKEPEQLRKLFIGGLSFETTDESLRSHFEQWGTLTDCVVMRDPNTKRSRGFGFVTYATVEEVDAAMNARPHKVDGRVVEPKRAVSREDSQRPGAHLTVKKIFVGGIKEDTEEHHLRDYFEQYGKIEVIEIMTDRGSGKKRGFAFVTFDDHDSVDKIVIQKYHTVNGHNCEVRKALSKQEMASASSSQRGRSGSGNFGGGRGGGFGGNDNFGRGGNFSGRGGFGGSRGGGGYGGSGDGYNGFGNDGGYGGGGGPGYSGGSRGYGSGGQGYGNQGSGYGGSGSYDSYNNGGGGGGFGGGSGSNFGGGGSYNDFGSYNNQSSNFGPMKGGNFGGRSSGPYGGGGQYFAKPRNQGGYGGSSSSSSYGSGRRF; encoded by the exons ATGTCTAAATCAGAG TCCCCTAAAGAGCCCGAACAGCTGCGGAAGCTATTCATCGGAGGGCTGAGCTTTGAAACAACTGATGAGAGTCTGAGAAGCCATTTTGAGCAATGGGGAACACTCACGGATTGTGTG GTAATGAGAGATCCAAACACCAAGCGCTCCagaggctttgggtttgtcactTATGCCACTGTGGAGGAAGTGGATGCAGCCATGAATGCAAGACCACACAAAGTGGATGGTAGAGTTGTGGAACCAAAGAGAGCTGTCTCACGAGAA GATTCTCAAAGACCAGGGGCCCACTTAACTGTGAAAAAGATCTTTGTTGGTGGCATTAAAGAAGACACTGAAGAACATCACCTACGAGATTATTTTGAACAGTATGGGAAAATAGAAGTTATTGAAATCATGACTGACCGAGGCAGTGGAAAGAAAAGGGGCTTTGCTTTTGTAACTTTTGATGACCATGACTCTGTGGATAAGATTGTCA ttcagAAATACCATACTGTGAATGGCCACAACTGTGAAGTGAGGAAAGCCCTGTCAAAGCAAGAGATGGCTAGTGCCTCATCTAGCCAAAGAG gtCGAAGTGGTTCTGGAAACTTCGGTGGTGGTCGTGGAGGTGGTTTTGGTGGAAATGACAATTTCGGTCGTGGAGGGAACTTCAGTGGTCGTG GTGGCTTTGGTGGCAGTCGTGGTGGTGGTGGATATGGTGGCAGCGGGGATGGCTACAATGGATTTGGTAATGATG GTGGTTATGGAGGAGGAGGCGGCCCTGGTTACTCTGGAGGAAGCAGAGGCTATGGAAGTGGTGGACAGGGTTATGGAAACCAGGGCAGTGGCTATGGCGGGAGTGGCAGCTATGACAGCTATAACAACGGAGGAGGCGGAGGCGGCTTTGGCGGTGGTAGTG GAAGCAATtttggaggtggtggaagctACAATGATTTTGGCAGTTACAACAATCAGTCATCAAATTTTGGACCCATGAAGGGTGGAAACTTTGGAGGCAGAAGCTCTGGACCTTACGGTGGTGGAGGCCAATATTTTGCCAAACCACGAAACCAAG gtgGCTATGGCGGttccagcagcagcagtagctaTGGCAGTGGCAGAAGGTTTTAA
- the Hnrnpa1 gene encoding heterogeneous nuclear ribonucleoprotein A1 isoform X2 yields the protein MSKSESPKEPEQLRKLFIGGLSFETTDESLRSHFEQWGTLTDCVVMRDPNTKRSRGFGFVTYATVEEVDAAMNARPHKVDGRVVEPKRAVSREDSQRPGAHLTVKKIFVGGIKEDTEEHHLRDYFEQYGKIEVIEIMTDRGSGKKRGFAFVTFDDHDSVDKIVIQKYHTVNGHNCEVRKALSKQEMASASSSQRGRSGSGNFGGGRGGGFGGNDNFGRGGNFSGRGGFGGSRGGGGYGGSGDGYNGFGNDGSNFGGGGSYNDFGSYNNQSSNFGPMKGGNFGGRSSGPYGGGGQYFAKPRNQGGYGGSSSSSSYGSGRRF from the exons ATGTCTAAATCAGAG TCCCCTAAAGAGCCCGAACAGCTGCGGAAGCTATTCATCGGAGGGCTGAGCTTTGAAACAACTGATGAGAGTCTGAGAAGCCATTTTGAGCAATGGGGAACACTCACGGATTGTGTG GTAATGAGAGATCCAAACACCAAGCGCTCCagaggctttgggtttgtcactTATGCCACTGTGGAGGAAGTGGATGCAGCCATGAATGCAAGACCACACAAAGTGGATGGTAGAGTTGTGGAACCAAAGAGAGCTGTCTCACGAGAA GATTCTCAAAGACCAGGGGCCCACTTAACTGTGAAAAAGATCTTTGTTGGTGGCATTAAAGAAGACACTGAAGAACATCACCTACGAGATTATTTTGAACAGTATGGGAAAATAGAAGTTATTGAAATCATGACTGACCGAGGCAGTGGAAAGAAAAGGGGCTTTGCTTTTGTAACTTTTGATGACCATGACTCTGTGGATAAGATTGTCA ttcagAAATACCATACTGTGAATGGCCACAACTGTGAAGTGAGGAAAGCCCTGTCAAAGCAAGAGATGGCTAGTGCCTCATCTAGCCAAAGAG gtCGAAGTGGTTCTGGAAACTTCGGTGGTGGTCGTGGAGGTGGTTTTGGTGGAAATGACAATTTCGGTCGTGGAGGGAACTTCAGTGGTCGTG GTGGCTTTGGTGGCAGTCGTGGTGGTGGTGGATATGGTGGCAGCGGGGATGGCTACAATGGATTTGGTAATGATG GAAGCAATtttggaggtggtggaagctACAATGATTTTGGCAGTTACAACAATCAGTCATCAAATTTTGGACCCATGAAGGGTGGAAACTTTGGAGGCAGAAGCTCTGGACCTTACGGTGGTGGAGGCCAATATTTTGCCAAACCACGAAACCAAG gtgGCTATGGCGGttccagcagcagcagtagctaTGGCAGTGGCAGAAGGTTTTAA
- the Nfe2 gene encoding transcription factor NF-E2 45 kDa subunit has translation MPPCPPQQSRNRVTQLPTVELGEMELTWQEIMSIAELQGLNAPSEPSFELQAQAPYPGPPPPPTYCPCSIHPDPGFPLPPPPYELPASVTHVPEDPPYSYGNMAIPVSKPLTLSGLLSEPLPDPLTLLDIGLPAGPPKPQEDPESDSGLSLNYSDAESLELEGTEAGRRRNECVEMYPVEYPYSLMSNSMAHPNYALPSAETPMALEPSSGLVRTKPTARGEAGSRDERRALAMKIPFPTDKIVNLPVDDFNELLARYPLTESQLALVRDIRRRGKNKVAAQNCRKRKLETIVQLERELERLGNERERLLRARGEADRTLEVMRQQLAELYCDIFQHLRDESGNSYSPDEYALQQAADGTIFLVPRGTKMEATD, from the exons ATGCCCCCGTGTCCTCCCCAGCAGAGCAGGAACAGGGTGACACAGCTGCCTACTGTAGAGCTGGGCGAGATGGAACTGACTTGGCAAGAGATCATGTCCATTGCTGAGCTGCAG GGTCTAAATGCTCCAAGTGAGCCATCCTTTGAGCTCCAAGCCCAGGCCCCATACCCTGGACCTCCACCACCCCCAACCTACTGTCCCTGTTCAATCCACCCAGATCCAGGTTTTCCACTTCCTCCACCACCTTATGAGCTCCCAGCATCTGTGACTCATGTTCCAGAAGACCCCCCATACTCCTATGGCAACATGGCCATTCCAGTCTCTAAGCCACTGACCCTTTCAGGCTTGCTCAGTGAGCCCCTCCCAGACCCCTTAACCCTTCTAGACATTGGGCTGCCAGCGGGGCCACCCAAGCCCCAAGAGGACCCAGAATCAGACTCAGGATTATCCCTCAACTACAGTGATGCTGAATCTCTTGAGCTGGAGGGGACAGAGGCTGGCCGGCGGCGGAATGAGTGTGTAGAGATGTATCCAGTGGAGTACCCTTACTCACTTATGTCCAACTCTATGGCCCACCCCAACTATGCCTTGCCCTCTGCTGAGACCCCCATGGCCTTAGAGCCCTCCTCAGGCCTGGTGCGCACTAAGCCTACTGCACGGGGTGAGGCAGGAAGTCGGGATGAGCGTCGGGCTCTGGCCATGAAGATTCCCTTTCCTACAGACAAGATTGTCAACTTGCCGGTAGATGACTTTAATGAGCTGTTGGCACGGTATCCGTTGACTGAAAGCCAGCTGGCACTAGTTCGGGACATCCGACGTCGGGGCAAGAACAAGGTGGCTGCCCAGAACTGTCGTAAGAGAAAGCTGGAAACCATTGTGCAGTTGGAACGAGAGCTGGAACGGCTGGGCAATGAAAGGGAGAGGCTTCTCAGGGCCCGGGGAGAGGCAGACCGTACCCTAGAGGTCATGCGCCAACAGCTGGCAGAGCTGTATTGTGACATTTTCCAGCACCTTCGGGATGAATCTGGCAACAGCTACTCCCCTGATGAGTATGCTCTGCAACAGGCTGCAGATGGGACCATCTTCCTGGTGCCCCGGGGAACCAAGATGGAGGCTACAGATTGA